In one window of Pseudomonas chlororaphis subsp. chlororaphis DNA:
- a CDS encoding ammonium transporter — MTLRKIAGLGALLSLVMPGLAMAADEVAAPVLNSGDTAWMLTSTALVLFMTIPGLALFYGGMVRSKNILSVMMQCFAITGLISILWVIYGYSIAFDTTGMEQGVVNFNSFVGGLGKAFLAGVTPASLTGPAALFPEAVFITFQMTFAIITPALIVGAFAERMKFSAMLIFMAIWFTLVYAPIAHMVWSGNGGLMWDWGVLDFAGGTVVHINAGIAGLVACLVLGKRKGFPTTPMAPHNLGYTLMGAAMLWIGWFGFNAGSAAAANGTAGMAMLVTQIATAAAALGWMFAEWLTHGKPSALGIASGVVAGLVAITPAAGTVGPMGALVIGLAAGVVCFFCATTLKRKLGYDDSLDAFGVHGIGGILGAILTGVFAAPSLGGFGTVTDIAAQVWIQCKGVGFTVIYTAIVTFIILKVLDVVIGLRVTEEEESVGLDLAQHNERGYNL; from the coding sequence ATGACTCTGCGTAAAATCGCAGGGCTAGGAGCCCTGTTGTCCCTCGTAATGCCTGGCCTGGCCATGGCGGCGGACGAAGTGGCAGCCCCAGTCCTCAACTCCGGCGACACCGCCTGGATGCTGACCTCGACGGCCCTGGTGCTGTTCATGACCATTCCCGGCCTGGCGCTGTTCTACGGCGGCATGGTGCGTTCGAAAAACATTCTTTCCGTGATGATGCAGTGCTTCGCCATTACCGGTCTGATCAGCATCCTGTGGGTCATTTATGGCTACAGCATTGCGTTCGACACCACCGGCATGGAGCAGGGCGTCGTCAACTTCAACTCCTTCGTCGGCGGCCTGGGCAAGGCCTTCCTGGCCGGCGTCACCCCGGCGAGCCTGACCGGCCCGGCGGCGCTGTTCCCCGAGGCGGTGTTCATCACCTTCCAGATGACCTTCGCCATCATCACCCCGGCGCTGATCGTCGGTGCCTTCGCCGAGCGGATGAAGTTCTCCGCCATGCTGATCTTCATGGCCATCTGGTTCACCCTGGTCTACGCGCCGATCGCGCACATGGTCTGGTCCGGCAACGGCGGCCTGATGTGGGACTGGGGCGTGCTGGACTTCGCCGGCGGCACCGTGGTGCACATCAACGCCGGTATCGCCGGCCTGGTGGCCTGCCTGGTGCTGGGCAAGCGCAAAGGCTTCCCGACCACCCCGATGGCGCCGCACAACCTGGGTTACACCCTGATGGGCGCGGCCATGCTGTGGATCGGCTGGTTCGGTTTCAACGCCGGTTCCGCCGCCGCCGCCAACGGCACCGCCGGCATGGCGATGCTGGTAACCCAGATCGCCACCGCCGCCGCAGCGCTGGGCTGGATGTTCGCCGAATGGCTGACCCACGGTAAGCCAAGCGCCCTGGGCATCGCCTCGGGTGTGGTTGCCGGCCTGGTGGCGATCACGCCTGCCGCTGGCACCGTAGGCCCGATGGGCGCCCTGGTGATCGGCCTGGCAGCGGGCGTGGTGTGCTTCTTCTGCGCCACCACTCTGAAACGCAAGCTGGGCTACGACGACTCCCTGGACGCCTTCGGCGTGCACGGTATCGGCGGTATCCTCGGCGCGATCCTCACCGGCGTGTTCGCTGCGCCATCGCTGGGCGGCTTCGGCACCGTGACCGACATCGCCGCGCAAGTGTGGATCCAGTGCAAAGGCGTGGGCTTCACGGTGATCTACACCGCGATCGTCACCTTCATCATCCTCAAGGTGCTGGATGTGGTCATCGGGCTGCGTGTCACCGAGGAAGAAGAGTCGGTCGGCCTCGACCTGGCGCAACACAACGAGCGCGGTTACAACCTGTAA
- a CDS encoding CDP-glycerol glycerophosphotransferase family protein, translating into MTAPKPFSRLAFFVHTAEMLNHYQAVWSLLGADAFDVVLHGTHEERAQSRELIGGLGYSCHGSLDVIKANHRYDVVVSNHSMYDHGSQPMIKALGHRQVRFMYALGKYKHNFSSWNRHYDLILCFGPWQAERLRECCDAVTFQMGYPRYDAYFRETSLQGQHPADLGLDPTKTTVLWLPTWMELSSISRFADAMAGLCDRYNVIVKTHPLSVEADPEALKLLEQYPFTAVITRVYDNLSLFRCADYVVSDYGGTAFGALYLDKNLLLLNVPDAEQDALTGEESPDVLLRNDIVNLDPEARWQLADLLGDESLWQRQAAVRQRLRRHYFAPSYGFSAELAVLALRNIENILKQG; encoded by the coding sequence ATGACCGCGCCAAAACCCTTCAGCCGCTTGGCCTTCTTCGTTCATACCGCCGAGATGCTCAATCACTATCAGGCGGTCTGGAGCCTGTTGGGGGCCGATGCTTTCGATGTGGTCCTGCACGGCACCCATGAAGAGCGCGCGCAAAGCCGCGAACTGATTGGCGGCCTGGGCTACAGCTGTCACGGCAGCCTGGATGTGATCAAGGCCAATCACCGCTATGACGTGGTGGTCTCCAACCACAGCATGTACGACCACGGCTCGCAGCCGATGATCAAGGCGCTGGGCCATCGCCAGGTGCGCTTCATGTACGCCCTGGGCAAGTACAAACACAACTTCTCCAGCTGGAACCGGCATTACGACCTGATCCTGTGCTTCGGCCCCTGGCAGGCCGAGCGCCTGCGCGAATGCTGCGATGCCGTAACCTTCCAGATGGGCTACCCGCGCTACGACGCCTACTTCCGCGAAACCTCGCTGCAAGGCCAGCACCCGGCAGACTTGGGCCTGGACCCGACGAAAACGACCGTGCTGTGGCTGCCGACCTGGATGGAGCTGTCGTCGATCAGCCGCTTCGCCGACGCCATGGCCGGGTTGTGCGATCGCTACAACGTCATCGTGAAGACCCACCCGCTGTCGGTCGAGGCCGATCCCGAGGCGCTGAAACTGCTCGAGCAATACCCGTTCACCGCGGTAATTACCCGCGTCTACGACAACCTCAGCCTGTTCCGTTGCGCCGACTATGTGGTTTCGGACTACGGCGGAACCGCGTTCGGCGCCCTGTACCTGGACAAGAACCTGCTGCTGTTGAACGTACCGGACGCCGAGCAGGACGCGCTGACCGGCGAGGAATCGCCCGATGTGCTGCTGCGCAACGACATCGTCAACCTCGACCCCGAGGCGCGCTGGCAACTGGCCGACCTGCTGGGGGACGAGAGCCTCTGGCAACGGCAGGCCGCGGTCCGTCAGCGCCTGCGTCGCCATTACTTCGCCCCCAGCTATGGTTTCTCGGCGGAGCTGGCGGTACTGGCGCTGCGCAACATCGAAAACATACTCAAGCAGGGGTGA
- a CDS encoding accessory factor UbiK family protein produces the protein MLAPKDLLDALSGHAARLFSGDTPLPRAEIESQFKALLQSGFSKLDLVSREEFDSQMVVLARTRARLESLEAKVAELEAKLNPSEQ, from the coding sequence ATGCTCGCGCCCAAAGACCTCCTCGATGCCCTGAGCGGCCATGCCGCCCGCCTGTTCAGCGGCGATACCCCACTGCCCCGCGCCGAAATCGAAAGCCAGTTCAAGGCCCTGCTGCAAAGCGGCTTCAGCAAGCTGGACCTGGTCAGCCGGGAAGAATTCGACAGCCAGATGGTCGTCCTGGCCCGCACCCGGGCCCGCCTGGAAAGCCTGGAGGCGAAGGTCGCCGAGCTGGAAGCCAAGCTCAACCCGAGCGAGCAATAA
- a CDS encoding formyltransferase family protein, which produces MSRARLLILCARTARSVAYLQGLAAAGIEPEAVIVYGQGGGPLQTTRELQVQPLAGLFCPDLSQDLDTCLAALDWPHEVSPAQALDDPQLLTLIARQAPDLVVYSGYGGQLVPAALLSHYPVLHIHSGWLPDYRGSTTLYYQIIEQRECAASALLLDEQIDTGPVLARKAYPLPPPGMDVDYLYDNAIRADLLVEVLGHWRREGERALRPLPAEAEKPPYFIIHPLLKHLALLAVDKHKDAP; this is translated from the coding sequence ATGAGTCGCGCCCGCCTGCTGATCCTCTGCGCCCGCACCGCGCGCTCGGTCGCCTACCTGCAAGGCTTGGCGGCGGCCGGAATCGAACCTGAAGCGGTGATTGTCTACGGCCAGGGCGGCGGCCCGTTGCAAACCACCCGCGAGTTACAGGTGCAGCCACTGGCGGGGCTGTTCTGCCCGGACCTGAGCCAGGACCTCGACACCTGCCTGGCGGCCCTGGACTGGCCCCACGAGGTGTCCCCGGCCCAGGCTCTCGACGATCCGCAACTGCTCACACTCATCGCCCGCCAGGCGCCGGACCTGGTCGTCTACTCCGGCTACGGCGGGCAACTGGTGCCGGCGGCCCTGCTGAGTCACTACCCGGTGCTGCATATCCACTCAGGCTGGCTGCCGGACTATCGCGGCAGCACCACCCTGTACTACCAGATCATCGAGCAGCGTGAATGCGCCGCCAGCGCCCTGCTGCTCGACGAGCAGATCGACACCGGCCCGGTGCTGGCGCGCAAGGCCTATCCCCTGCCCCCGCCAGGCATGGATGTCGACTACCTGTATGACAATGCGATCCGCGCCGACCTGCTGGTGGAAGTCCTCGGCCACTGGCGACGCGAAGGCGAGCGAGCCCTGCGGCCCCTGCCGGCCGAAGCCGAAAAGCCGCCTTACTTCATCATTCACCCGTTGCTCAAACACCTGGCCCTGCTGGCGGTGGACAAGCACAAGGACGCGCCATGA
- a CDS encoding secondary thiamine-phosphate synthase enzyme YjbQ codes for MWQQTLITLRARPRGFHLVTDELLAGLPELKACRVGLLHLWLQHTSASLTINENADPAVRRDFERFFNSLVPQGMAGYEHDDEGPDDLPAHFKASLLGCQLSLPVSAGRLALGSWQGVYLGEHRDHGGARKVLATLHGDKA; via the coding sequence ATGTGGCAACAGACTCTGATTACTCTGCGGGCAAGGCCCCGGGGCTTTCATCTGGTAACGGACGAGTTGCTCGCCGGCCTGCCTGAACTGAAGGCATGTCGGGTCGGTCTGTTGCATTTGTGGCTGCAGCATACCTCGGCCTCGTTGACCATCAACGAGAATGCCGACCCTGCGGTTCGTCGTGACTTCGAGCGTTTCTTCAACTCCCTGGTGCCTCAAGGCATGGCCGGGTATGAACATGACGACGAAGGGCCCGATGATCTGCCGGCGCACTTCAAGGCCAGTTTGCTAGGCTGTCAATTGAGCTTGCCGGTATCGGCGGGTCGCTTGGCGTTAGGCAGCTGGCAAGGCGTTTATCTGGGCGAGCATCGCGATCATGGCGGTGCCCGCAAAGTCCTTGCCACCTTGCACGGTGATAAGGCATAA
- a CDS encoding DUF484 family protein, whose product MTDQPQVPAEQPDESPAENLEAAAIAAYLEAHPDFFVEHEELLPALRIPHQRGDTISLVERQMKILRERNIEMRHRLSQLMDVARDNDRLFEKTRRLILALMDANSLEDVVMSVEDSLRQDFQVPFVSLILFSDSAMPVGRWVTAADAQTAIGGLLTEGKSVSGSLREHELDFLFGEEQRQQIGSSAVVAIAHQGIHGVLAIASRDPQHYKSSVGTLFLSYIAEVMGRVLPRFTHSLRSVR is encoded by the coding sequence ATGACTGATCAGCCTCAGGTTCCAGCCGAACAACCCGACGAATCTCCTGCCGAAAACCTCGAGGCGGCGGCGATCGCCGCGTACCTGGAGGCTCATCCGGACTTCTTCGTCGAGCATGAAGAACTGCTCCCGGCGTTGCGCATTCCCCATCAGCGCGGTGACACCATCTCGCTGGTGGAGCGGCAAATGAAGATCCTGCGCGAGCGCAACATCGAGATGCGCCACCGGCTTTCGCAGTTGATGGACGTGGCCCGCGACAACGACCGGCTCTTCGAGAAGACCCGGCGCCTGATTCTCGCGCTGATGGACGCCAACAGCCTGGAAGACGTGGTGATGAGCGTCGAAGACAGCCTGCGCCAGGACTTCCAGGTGCCATTCGTGAGCCTGATCCTGTTCAGCGACAGCGCCATGCCGGTAGGCCGCTGGGTCACCGCCGCCGACGCCCAGACCGCCATCGGCGGCTTGCTGACCGAAGGCAAGAGCGTCAGCGGCAGCCTGCGCGAGCATGAGCTGGACTTCCTGTTCGGCGAAGAACAGCGCCAGCAGATCGGCTCGAGCGCCGTGGTCGCCATCGCCCATCAGGGCATTCACGGCGTGCTGGCCATCGCCAGCCGCGACCCGCAGCACTACAAAAGCTCGGTGGGGACGCTGTTCCTCAGCTATATCGCCGAAGTCATGGGCCGCGTGCTGCCGCGCTTCACTCACTCGCTACGCTCGGTTCGCTGA
- a CDS encoding HAD family hydrolase → MTIKLITFDLDDTLWDTAPVIVSAEAVLRQWLTDHAPQLGGVPVEHLWTIRERVLNNEPGLKYRISALRRRVLFHALEEAGYDQGQANALADQSFEVFLHARHQLDIFPEVQPTLEALANHFALGVVTNGNADVRRLGLADYFKFALCAEDIGIAKPDARLFHEALQRGEATPDTAVHIGDHPGDDIAGAQQAGLRAIWFNPAGKAWEADRLPDAEIRSLTELPKLLARWHNGA, encoded by the coding sequence ATGACGATCAAGCTGATCACCTTCGACCTCGACGACACGCTGTGGGATACCGCGCCCGTGATCGTCAGCGCCGAAGCCGTGCTGCGCCAGTGGCTGACCGACCACGCTCCGCAACTGGGCGGCGTACCGGTGGAGCATCTCTGGACCATCCGTGAGCGGGTGCTGAACAACGAGCCGGGGCTCAAGTACCGCATCAGCGCGCTGCGCCGACGGGTGCTGTTTCATGCACTGGAGGAAGCCGGCTACGACCAGGGCCAGGCCAATGCCCTGGCCGACCAGAGTTTTGAAGTGTTCCTGCATGCGCGGCACCAGCTGGATATCTTTCCCGAGGTGCAGCCGACCCTGGAAGCGCTGGCCAACCACTTCGCCCTGGGCGTGGTCACCAATGGCAACGCCGACGTGCGCCGCCTGGGGCTGGCGGATTACTTCAAGTTCGCCCTGTGCGCCGAAGACATCGGCATCGCCAAGCCCGATGCACGGCTGTTTCACGAAGCCCTGCAACGGGGCGAGGCGACACCGGACACCGCCGTGCACATCGGCGACCACCCGGGCGACGACATCGCCGGGGCCCAGCAGGCCGGCTTGCGGGCCATCTGGTTCAACCCGGCCGGCAAGGCCTGGGAGGCGGACCGGTTGCCGGATGCGGAAATCCGCAGCCTGACTGAGCTGCCGAAACTGCTGGCGCGCTGGCACAACGGCGCCTGA
- the sutA gene encoding transcriptional regulator SutA, with translation MSDDDLENDDLEVGDEDETEEGLEAAADDVAEDDGSDVPAPTAKGKAKAAVSVDELPSVEAKNKERDALARAMEEFLARGGKVQEVEANVVADPPKKPDNKYGSRPI, from the coding sequence ATGAGCGACGATGATCTGGAAAACGACGACCTCGAAGTAGGCGACGAAGACGAAACCGAAGAAGGTCTTGAAGCGGCCGCCGACGATGTGGCGGAAGACGATGGCAGTGATGTTCCTGCCCCGACCGCCAAAGGCAAGGCCAAGGCTGCCGTCTCGGTAGACGAGCTGCCGAGTGTCGAAGCCAAGAACAAAGAGCGTGATGCACTGGCGCGCGCCATGGAGGAGTTCCTGGCCCGTGGCGGTAAAGTGCAGGAAGTCGAGGCCAATGTGGTTGCCGATCCGCCCAAGAAGCCTGATAACAAGTACGGTAGCCGGCCTATCTGA
- the glnK gene encoding P-II family nitrogen regulator: MKLVTAIIKPFKLDDVRESLSEIGVQGITVTEVKGFGRQKGHTELYRGAEYVVDFLPKVKIDVAIDDKDLDRVIEAITKAANTGKIGDGKIFVVNLEQAIRIRTGETDTDAI; this comes from the coding sequence ATGAAGCTAGTCACTGCCATCATCAAGCCGTTCAAGTTGGACGACGTGCGCGAGTCGCTGTCCGAGATCGGCGTGCAGGGCATTACCGTTACTGAGGTCAAAGGCTTCGGCCGGCAGAAGGGGCACACCGAGCTGTATCGCGGCGCGGAGTACGTAGTCGACTTCCTGCCCAAGGTGAAGATCGACGTCGCCATCGACGACAAGGATCTTGATCGGGTCATCGAGGCGATAACCAAGGCCGCCAACACCGGCAAGATCGGTGACGGCAAGATCTTCGTGGTCAATCTGGAACAGGCTATTCGCATCCGTACCGGCGAAACCGATACCGACGCCATCTAA
- the xerC gene encoding tyrosine recombinase XerC — MERQLDAYCEHLRSERQVSPHTLQAYRRDLEKVLAFCAKQQVCNWSDLDIQGLRSMIARLHQQGQSSRSLARLLSAVRGLYHYLNREGLCNHDPANGLAPPKGERRLPKTLDTDRALQLLDGAVEDDFLAHRDQAILELFYSSGLRLSELTSLDLEQLDLADGLVQVHGKGSKTRVLPIGKKAREALQLWLPLRALSNPPDDAVFVSQQGRRLGPRAIQLRVKAAGERELGQNLHPHMLRHSFASHMLESSQDLRAVQELLGHSDIKTTQIYTHLDFQHLAAVYDSAHPRAKRNKGGE; from the coding sequence ATGGAACGACAACTGGACGCCTACTGCGAGCACCTGCGCAGTGAGCGCCAAGTGTCGCCCCATACGCTGCAAGCCTACCGCCGCGACCTGGAAAAAGTGCTGGCCTTCTGCGCCAAGCAGCAGGTTTGCAACTGGTCCGACCTGGACATCCAGGGCCTGCGCAGCATGATTGCGCGCCTGCACCAGCAGGGCCAATCCTCTCGCAGCCTGGCGCGCCTGCTCTCCGCCGTACGCGGCCTGTACCACTACCTGAACCGCGAAGGTCTGTGCAATCACGACCCGGCCAACGGCCTGGCGCCACCCAAGGGCGAGCGCCGCCTGCCCAAGACCCTGGACACCGATCGCGCGCTGCAATTGCTCGATGGCGCGGTGGAGGATGATTTCCTCGCGCACCGCGACCAGGCGATTCTCGAGCTGTTCTATTCCTCCGGGCTGCGCCTGTCGGAGCTGACCAGCCTCGACCTCGAACAATTGGACCTGGCCGATGGCCTGGTGCAGGTCCACGGCAAAGGCAGCAAGACCCGGGTCCTGCCGATTGGCAAGAAGGCCCGCGAGGCGCTGCAGCTGTGGCTACCGCTGCGGGCGCTGAGCAATCCGCCGGATGACGCAGTGTTCGTCAGCCAGCAGGGCCGGCGCCTGGGCCCCCGGGCGATTCAGCTGCGGGTCAAGGCCGCCGGCGAGCGCGAGCTGGGACAGAACCTGCATCCGCACATGCTGCGACACTCCTTCGCCAGTCACATGCTGGAATCCTCCCAGGACCTGCGCGCGGTACAGGAACTGCTGGGGCACTCGGATATCAAGACCACCCAGATCTATACCCACCTGGACTTCCAGCACCTGGCAGCGGTCTACGACAGCGCCCACCCACGGGCCAAACGCAACAAAGGCGGTGAGTAA
- the dapF gene encoding diaminopimelate epimerase, giving the protein MLLRFTKMHGLGNDFMVLDLVSQHAHILPKHAKQWGDRNTGVGFDQLLIVEAPSNPDVDFRYRIFNSDGSEVEQCGNGARCFARFVLDKRLTTKRQIRVETKSGIIELDVRNDGQISVDMGAPRLVPEQIPFVAPAQALSYQVEVDGQTVELAAVSMGNPHAVLRVNDINSAPVHELGPKIEHHPRFPARVNVGFIQIIDRQRAQLRVWERGAGETQACGTGACAAAVAAISQGWMDSPLLIDLPGGRLSIEWAGPGQPVKMTGPAVRVYEGQVRL; this is encoded by the coding sequence ATGCTGCTGCGTTTTACCAAGATGCACGGCCTGGGCAATGACTTCATGGTCCTCGACCTGGTCAGCCAGCACGCGCACATCCTGCCCAAACATGCCAAGCAATGGGGCGATCGCAACACCGGAGTCGGTTTCGACCAGTTGCTGATCGTCGAGGCGCCGAGTAATCCGGATGTGGATTTCCGCTACCGGATCTTCAATTCCGACGGCTCCGAAGTGGAGCAATGCGGCAACGGTGCGCGCTGTTTCGCCCGTTTCGTGCTGGACAAGCGCCTGACCACCAAGCGCCAGATCCGCGTCGAGACCAAAAGCGGCATCATCGAACTGGATGTGCGCAACGACGGTCAGATCAGCGTCGACATGGGCGCGCCGCGCCTGGTGCCCGAGCAGATTCCATTCGTGGCACCGGCCCAGGCCCTGAGTTATCAGGTCGAAGTCGATGGCCAGACCGTCGAATTGGCCGCGGTGTCCATGGGCAACCCCCATGCGGTGCTGCGGGTCAACGACATCAACAGCGCGCCGGTGCATGAGCTGGGACCGAAGATCGAACATCACCCGCGCTTCCCGGCCCGGGTCAATGTCGGCTTCATCCAGATCATCGACCGTCAGCGCGCGCAGCTGCGGGTCTGGGAACGTGGCGCCGGGGAAACCCAGGCCTGCGGTACCGGCGCCTGCGCCGCCGCAGTGGCCGCGATCAGCCAGGGGTGGATGGATTCGCCGCTATTGATCGACCTGCCGGGCGGGCGCCTGTCCATCGAATGGGCAGGCCCTGGCCAACCGGTGAAGATGACCGGCCCGGCAGTGCGCGTATACGAAGGACAGGTGCGTCTTTGA
- the lysA gene encoding diaminopimelate decarboxylase: MDAFNYRDGLLFAEGVALSAIAERFGTPTYVYSRAHIEAQYRAYADALAGMPHLVCFAVKANSNLGVLNVLARLGAGFDIVSRGELERVLAAGGAADKIVFSGVGKTRDDMRRALEVGVHCFNVESSDELERLQQVAAELKVRAPVSLRVNPDVDAGTHPYISTGLKENKFGIAIADAEDVYIRAAQLPNLEVVGVDCHIGSQLTTLAPFIDALDRLLDLVDRLGECGIYLRHIDLGGGLGVRYRDEEPPLAADYVKAVRERLDGRDLELLFEPGRFIVANAGVLLTRVEYLKHTEHKDFAIVDAAMNDLIRPALYQAWMDVSAVRPRDGQARTYDIVGPICETGDFLAKERQLVLEEGDLLAVHSAGAYGFVMSSNYNTRGRAAEVLVDGEQAVEVRRRETVAELFAGESLLPE, translated from the coding sequence ATGGACGCTTTTAACTACCGCGACGGGCTGCTGTTCGCGGAAGGTGTAGCGTTGTCCGCCATTGCCGAGCGCTTTGGCACGCCGACCTACGTCTATTCCCGAGCGCATATCGAAGCGCAGTACCGCGCGTACGCCGATGCCCTCGCCGGCATGCCGCACCTGGTCTGCTTCGCGGTAAAGGCCAACTCCAACCTGGGTGTACTGAATGTCCTGGCGCGTCTGGGCGCCGGTTTCGACATCGTCTCCCGGGGCGAGCTGGAACGCGTCCTGGCCGCTGGCGGCGCGGCCGACAAGATTGTCTTCTCCGGTGTCGGCAAGACCCGTGACGACATGCGTCGCGCCCTGGAAGTCGGCGTGCACTGCTTCAACGTCGAGTCCAGCGACGAGCTGGAACGCCTGCAACAGGTCGCCGCCGAACTCAAGGTTCGCGCGCCGGTTTCGCTGCGGGTCAACCCGGATGTCGATGCTGGCACCCACCCGTACATTTCCACCGGCCTGAAGGAAAACAAGTTCGGTATCGCCATCGCCGATGCCGAAGACGTGTACATCCGCGCGGCACAGCTGCCGAACCTGGAAGTGGTCGGCGTCGACTGCCATATCGGCTCGCAACTGACCACCCTGGCCCCCTTCATCGATGCCCTCGACCGTCTGCTGGACCTGGTCGACCGCCTGGGCGAGTGCGGCATCTACCTGCGCCACATCGACCTCGGTGGCGGCCTGGGCGTGCGTTATCGCGATGAAGAGCCACCGCTGGCCGCCGACTACGTCAAGGCCGTGCGCGAACGCCTCGACGGCCGCGACCTGGAACTGCTCTTCGAACCCGGCCGTTTCATCGTCGCCAACGCCGGAGTACTGCTGACCCGGGTCGAGTACCTCAAGCACACCGAACACAAGGACTTCGCCATCGTCGACGCGGCGATGAACGACCTGATCCGCCCGGCCCTGTACCAGGCCTGGATGGACGTCAGCGCCGTACGCCCGCGCGATGGCCAGGCACGTACCTACGACATCGTCGGCCCGATCTGCGAAACCGGCGACTTCCTGGCCAAGGAACGTCAGCTGGTCCTGGAAGAGGGCGACCTGCTGGCCGTGCATTCGGCCGGTGCCTACGGTTTCGTCATGAGCTCCAACTACAACACCCGCGGTCGCGCTGCTGAAGTGCTGGTCGATGGTGAACAGGCTGTTGAAGTGCGTCGCCGCGAGACGGTAGCCGAGTTGTTTGCTGGCGAAAGCCTGCTGCCGGAGTAA
- a CDS encoding adenylyl-sulfate kinase, giving the protein MVIWLVGMSGAGKTTIGRALYASLKAQRPQTVFVDGDEIRALFRHDQQADAYSVAGRRVNAERIQALCGWLDSQGIDVVCCILSMFQDISDDNRQRFSSYREVFVDVPLSTLISRDNKGLYQSALRGEQSNVVGVDIEYPPPQRPDLVLHNRHEPDDIPGYVERIRQLCGYPPSC; this is encoded by the coding sequence ATGGTGATCTGGCTGGTCGGCATGTCGGGCGCGGGCAAAACCACGATTGGCCGGGCCCTGTATGCCAGCCTGAAAGCGCAACGGCCGCAGACCGTATTCGTCGACGGCGACGAGATTCGCGCGCTGTTCCGCCATGATCAGCAGGCGGACGCCTACAGCGTCGCCGGACGCCGGGTCAACGCCGAGCGGATCCAGGCCCTGTGCGGCTGGCTCGATAGCCAGGGCATCGATGTGGTCTGCTGCATCCTGTCGATGTTCCAGGACATCAGCGACGACAACCGCCAGCGTTTCTCCAGCTACCGTGAAGTGTTCGTCGATGTGCCGCTGAGCACCCTGATCAGCCGTGACAACAAGGGGCTTTACCAGTCCGCCCTGCGAGGCGAACAGAGCAACGTGGTGGGCGTGGACATCGAGTATCCACCGCCGCAACGCCCGGACCTGGTGCTGCATAACCGTCACGAGCCCGACGACATCCCGGGCTATGTGGAACGCATTCGCCAGCTCTGTGGGTATCCACCATCATGCTGA